From one Perca fluviatilis chromosome 10, GENO_Pfluv_1.0, whole genome shotgun sequence genomic stretch:
- the LOC120567236 gene encoding protocadherin alpha-8-like, giving the protein MEQRGRKAWRELQFWFAFMLILDIIWSGASAQIRYSVSEEVQDETVVGNIAKDLGLDKSTLKDRGYRIVAGSTEPLFQVNQDNGILYVKRRIDREEVCERTSPCLINLKTVLENPLEIHYVAVEILDINDHSPVFPEKEKRLEISESALPGARFQLQAARDPDVSQFSIQQYRLSHNEYFRLEVKDRGEDRKVPFLVLQKQLDRETVGRLKLHLTAVDGGKPVKSGAIEIIVDVLDVNDNSPVFTKEFYSATLKENVPVGTVVIQVNATDLDEGANSEIIYSFGNEVDTKLMDVFSIDENTGEIKVTGKIDFEESKSYEIDIQASDKGPVPLTTDKSVMINIIDVNDNAPEIEVTSFSSSIKEDSKIGTTVALISVSDLDSGINGKVICTIREEVPFTLSPSLQENMYAVVTRSQLDRENVSQFDVTIIAKDTGDPLFSTEKTISVVVSDVNDNSPEFSSRPYVFYITENNSPGATVFSVKASDRDESDNALISYHIFRETSGDNTLISLLNINSETGDILALKSFDFETLKTFQFQVVASDSGTPSLSSNVTVNVFILDQNDNAPVILYPVSSNGSAEGVEEIPRNVNAGHLVTKVRAYDADIGYNGWLLFSLQDVTDHSLFGLDRYTGQIRTLRSFTETDEAEHKLVILVKDNGNVSLSATATVLVKVVEPKEAFAASDVKSATKDEEENNVTFYLMITLGSVSTLFLISIIVLIAMQCSKTTDYTSKYLQETNYDGTLCHSIQYRSGDKRYMLVGPRMSIGSTIVPGSHANTLVLPDRRGASGERSEQM; this is encoded by the coding sequence ATGGAACAAAGAGGACGCAAAGCATGGAGGGAGCTACAGTTTTGGTTTGCCTTCATGCTTATTCTGGATATTATATGGAGCGGAGCTTCTGCACAGATCAGATATTCAGTATCGGAGGAGGTTCAAGATGAAACCGTCGTAGGGAATATAGCTAAGGATTTGGGGCTAGATAAGAGTACACTAAAGGACAGAGGATATCGCATTGTAGCAGGCTCAACTGAACCCCTGTTTCAAGTGAATCAAGATAACGGTATATTGTATGTGAAAAGAAGAATAGACAGAGAGGAGGTGTGCGAACGGACAAGCCCATGTTTGATCAATCTGAAAACCGTGCTAGAAAACCCGCTGGAAATCCATTACGTGGCAGTGGAAATACTGGATATAAATGATCACTCGCCTGTTTTtccagagaaagagaagaggctTGAGATCTCTGAGTCGGCCTTACCAGGAGCGAGATTTCAACTACAAGCTGCGCGCGACCCCGACGTAAGCCAGTTCTCCATTCAGCAATATAGGCTCAGCCATAACGAATATTTTAGATTAGAAGTGAAGGATAGAGGCGAGGACCGTAAAGTACCATTTTTAGTTCTGCAGAAGCAGTTAGATAGAGAAACAGTGGGAAGACTTAAGCTACATCTAACAGCCGTTGATGGAGGAAAACCAGTGAAGTCTGGCGCTATAGAAATTATTGTGGATGTACTTGATGTTAATGACAACTCCCCGGTGTTTACCAAAGAGTTTTATTCTGCCACACTCAAAGAAAACGTTCCCGTTGGCACTGTGGTGATACAGGTAAATGCAACCGATTTGGACGAGGGTGCAAATAGTGAAATTATATATTCATTTGGTAACGAAGTTGATACAAAATTAATGGATGTCTTTAGTATAGACGAAAACACTGGTGAAATTAAAGTAACCGGTAAGATAGACTTCGAGGAAAGTAAAAGTTATGAAATTGACATTCAGGCGTCCGATAAGGGACCAGTTCCTCTAACAACAGACAAAAGCGTTATGATAAATATTATTGATGTTAATGATAATGCACCTGAGATAGAAGTGACATCATTTTCTAGCTCTATCAAGGAGGATTCAAAGATAGGAACTACAGTGGCTCTGATTAGTGTCAGTGATTTAGACTCTGGAATCAATGGTAAAGTCATTTGCACAATCAGAGAAGAAGTGCCTTTTACTTTATCTCCATCATTACAAGAAAACATGTACGCTGTTGTAACCAGGTCACAGTTGGACAGGGAAAATGTTTCCCAATTTGATGTCACAATTATTGCGAAAGACACAGGTGATCCGTTATTTTCAACTGAAAAGACCATAAGCGTCGTAGTATCAGATGTAAATGACAACAGTCCAGAGTTTTCATCAAGACCCTATGTATTTTATATTACCGAGAACAACAGCCCCGGAGCAACAGTATTTTCAGTAAAAGCTTCTGATCGTGATGAAAGTGATAACGCTCTCATTTCATATCATATTTTCAGAGAAACAAGTGGGGATAATACATTGATCTCATTGTTAAATATCAACTCTGAAACTGGAGATATTTTGGCGCTAAAAAGTTTTGACTTTGAAACACTGAAGACATTCCAGTTCCAAGTTGTTGCCTCAGATTCTGGAACTCCGTCACTAAGCAGCAACGTCACAGTGAACGTGTTCATTCTGGATCAGAACGACAACGCTCCAGTCATCCTGTATCCAGTCAGCTCTAACGGTTCTGCTGAAGGTGTGGAGGAGATTCCCCGCAATGTGAACGCAGGACACTTGGTGACTAAAGTCAGAGCCTATGACGCTGATATAGGATATAACGGCTGGTTActgttttcactgcaggacgTTACTGACCACAGTCTCTTTGGTTTGGACCGCTATACAGGACAGATCAGAACACTTCGCTCATTCACAGAGACAGACGAGGCTGAGCATAAACTGGTCATACTGGTGAAAGACAATGGGAACGTTTCACTCTCAGCAACAGCTACTGTGCTTGTCAAAGTTGTGGAGCCCAAAGAGGCTTTTGCTGCTTCTGATGTTAAAAGTGCAACaaaggatgaggaggagaataATGTGACTTTTTACCTGATGATAACTTTGGGCTCagtttcaacactttttctcaTCAGTATCATCGTGCTGATTGCAATGCAGTGCTCCAAAACCACAGActatacttctaaatatctacaagAGACTAATTATGATGGGACACTGTGTCACAGCATCCAGTACAGATCTGGAGACAAACGGTACATGCTAGTAGGACCCAGAATGAGTATAGGATCTACTATAGTCCCGGGCAGCCATGCGAATACACTAGTGCTCCCTGACAGGAGAGGGGCATCTGGAGAG